A genomic segment from Streptomyces sp. NBC_01233 encodes:
- a CDS encoding NPP1 family protein, which translates to MVVVGAALALVVAVPQAAFAAPPPALPSQAEAIELTFQPAYDYDTDGCYPTPAIGPTGVLNGGLKPTGALNGSCRDASDLQNTNGYSRWKCNNGWCAVVYALYFEKDQALAGVSLGGHRHDWEHVVVWIQNNEAKYVATSAHGDFNIHTRDQIRWDGTHPKIVYHKDGVSTHCFRAANPNDEPPENHRGTWQFPALVGWSGYPATLRDKLSQADFGSAHFGLKDGSFASHLAEAKPAGIPFDPYQ; encoded by the coding sequence ATGGTGGTCGTCGGGGCCGCCCTCGCGCTGGTCGTCGCCGTTCCCCAGGCGGCCTTCGCCGCGCCGCCCCCGGCCCTGCCCAGCCAGGCCGAGGCGATCGAGCTGACCTTCCAGCCGGCCTACGACTACGACACCGACGGCTGCTACCCGACACCCGCCATAGGCCCGACCGGAGTTCTGAACGGGGGACTCAAACCCACCGGCGCCCTCAACGGCAGCTGCCGGGACGCCTCGGACCTCCAGAACACCAACGGTTACTCCCGCTGGAAGTGCAACAACGGCTGGTGCGCCGTGGTCTACGCGCTGTACTTCGAGAAGGACCAGGCCCTCGCCGGTGTCTCCCTCGGCGGTCACCGCCACGACTGGGAACACGTGGTGGTGTGGATCCAGAACAACGAGGCCAAGTACGTCGCGACCTCCGCCCACGGCGACTTCAACATCCACACCCGCGACCAGATCCGCTGGGACGGCACCCACCCCAAGATCGTCTACCACAAGGACGGGGTGAGCACGCACTGCTTCCGCGCGGCGAACCCCAACGACGAGCCGCCCGAGAACCACCGCGGCACCTGGCAGTTCCCCGCGCTCGTCGGATGGTCGGGCTATCCCGCGACCCTGCGGGACAAGCTCAGCCAGGCCGATTTCGGCAGCGCGCACTTCGGTCTGAAGGACGGCTCCTTCGCCTCCCACCTCGCGGAGGCCAAGCCGGCGGGCATTCCCTTCGACCCGTACCAGTAG
- a CDS encoding substrate-binding domain-containing protein yields the protein MYPNLKTTLTAAALLTAATALVTGCGSGPSTGAGPSKAGCPAALANAEAAVRQAENTDAAWHGPTSGPPAAAGKTIVYVAQTMTNPGVAGVAKGVEEAAKAIGWQVRVIDGEGTPAGIQAALSQAITLKPSGIVIGGFDPQPTSQQMARAEAAHIPVVGWHAVGSPGPSEHPRLFTNVTTKVEDVARISADWIIAGARGDAGVVLFTDDSIPFAKNKSDLIRQELATCSGVRLLSRENIPIPDAASRTPQAVSSLLSRFQDDWTHSVAINDLYFADAAPALRAAGKPGSGPPLNIGAGDGDPSAFQRINSKQFQAATVPEPLSQQGWQIVDEFNRAFAGRPASGYVAPVHVATADNSEGATSWDPSGYREGYRKIWGG from the coding sequence GTGTACCCGAACCTCAAGACCACCCTCACGGCCGCAGCCCTGCTGACAGCGGCCACGGCCCTCGTTACGGGCTGCGGGAGCGGCCCGTCGACCGGCGCCGGGCCATCGAAGGCCGGATGCCCCGCCGCCCTCGCGAATGCCGAGGCGGCCGTTCGGCAGGCCGAGAACACGGACGCCGCCTGGCACGGCCCCACCAGCGGCCCCCCGGCGGCGGCCGGCAAGACCATCGTCTACGTCGCGCAGACCATGACCAACCCCGGTGTCGCGGGCGTCGCGAAGGGCGTCGAGGAGGCCGCGAAGGCCATCGGCTGGCAGGTCCGGGTGATCGACGGGGAGGGCACCCCCGCCGGCATCCAGGCGGCGCTCAGCCAGGCCATCACGCTCAAGCCCTCGGGCATCGTCATCGGGGGCTTCGACCCCCAGCCGACCTCGCAGCAGATGGCGCGGGCAGAGGCCGCGCACATCCCGGTCGTCGGCTGGCACGCGGTCGGATCGCCCGGCCCGAGCGAGCACCCCCGGCTCTTCACCAACGTCACGACGAAGGTGGAGGACGTGGCGCGGATCAGCGCGGACTGGATCATCGCCGGGGCCCGCGGAGATGCCGGGGTCGTCCTCTTCACCGACGACTCGATCCCCTTCGCCAAGAACAAGTCCGATCTGATCCGGCAGGAGCTGGCCACCTGTTCCGGCGTACGGCTCCTGTCCCGCGAGAACATCCCCATCCCGGACGCCGCCAGCCGCACCCCCCAGGCGGTCTCCTCCCTCCTCTCCCGCTTCCAGGACGATTGGACCCACTCCGTCGCCATCAACGACCTCTACTTCGCGGACGCGGCCCCGGCCCTGCGCGCGGCCGGCAAGCCGGGGTCCGGACCGCCCTTGAACATCGGCGCGGGCGACGGCGACCCGTCCGCCTTCCAGCGCATCAACAGCAAGCAGTTCCAGGCCGCCACCGTCCCCGAGCCGCTGTCCCAGCAGGGCTGGCAGATCGTCGACGAGTTCAACCGCGCGTTCGCCGGCCGGCCCGCCAGCGGCTACGTGGCCCCCGTCCACGTCGCGACGGCCGACAACAGCGAGGGCGCCACGTCCTGGGATCCGTCCGGTTACCGCGAGGGGTACCGGAAGATCTGGGGCGGGTGA
- a CDS encoding ABC transporter permease, with protein sequence MTHSPSRRSLLGHLRGHLVGSYGLPALAVLLFLVFSLTLPGTFPTRDNVSSILSNQSVPALLALGATIPIAAGKFDLSIGYGLGLAHVLVMQIIVNEGWPWPAACLVVVLGGAAVGALNGVIVEFGQIDSFIATLGTGSIMYAFTGWITDGGRIVPGPNGLPADFTGLYDSRFLGLPLPAFYVLALTAGLWVVLERLPLGRYLYVIGSNPRAAGIIGIPTHRYSVYAFTGSGLVVGFAGVLLAAQQQTGNPSVGLEYLLPAFVGALLGATTIKPGRANALGTIVAVAVLAIGLAGIGQLGAQFWATPLFNGATLLIAVGLAGYSARRRLRTGTAATRRSPAQPPAAPPQNSRP encoded by the coding sequence ATGACCCACTCCCCCTCGCGCCGATCCCTGCTGGGCCACCTCCGCGGGCACCTCGTCGGCAGCTACGGCCTCCCGGCCCTCGCCGTCCTGCTCTTCCTGGTCTTCTCCCTCACCCTGCCGGGCACCTTCCCCACCCGGGACAACGTGTCCTCGATCCTCTCCAACCAGTCCGTCCCCGCCCTCCTGGCGCTGGGCGCGACCATCCCGATCGCCGCCGGCAAGTTCGACCTGTCCATCGGGTACGGCCTCGGCCTGGCGCACGTGCTGGTGATGCAGATCATCGTCAACGAGGGCTGGCCCTGGCCCGCCGCCTGCCTCGTCGTGGTCCTCGGAGGGGCGGCGGTCGGCGCGCTCAACGGCGTCATCGTCGAGTTCGGGCAGATCGACTCCTTCATCGCCACGCTCGGCACCGGCAGCATCATGTACGCCTTCACCGGCTGGATCACCGACGGGGGCCGGATCGTCCCCGGCCCGAACGGCCTCCCCGCCGACTTCACCGGCCTCTACGACTCCCGGTTCCTCGGCCTGCCGCTGCCGGCCTTCTACGTGCTCGCCCTCACGGCCGGCCTGTGGGTGGTCCTGGAGCGGCTGCCGCTCGGCCGGTACCTGTACGTCATCGGCTCCAACCCGCGCGCCGCCGGCATCATCGGCATCCCCACCCACCGGTACTCCGTCTACGCCTTCACCGGATCGGGCCTGGTCGTCGGCTTCGCCGGGGTCCTCCTCGCCGCCCAGCAGCAGACGGGCAACCCGAGCGTCGGTCTGGAGTACCTGCTGCCCGCCTTCGTCGGGGCCCTGCTCGGTGCCACCACGATCAAGCCCGGCCGTGCCAACGCCCTCGGCACCATCGTGGCCGTCGCCGTCCTCGCCATCGGCCTCGCCGGAATCGGCCAGCTCGGCGCCCAGTTCTGGGCCACGCCGCTGTTCAACGGCGCCACCCTGCTCATCGCCGTCGGCCTGGCCGGCTACTCCGCCCGCCGCCGGCTGCGCACCGGCACCGCGGCGACCCGCCGGTCCCCCGCTCAACCTCCTGCCGCACCACCGCAGAACAGCCGTCCGTAG
- a CDS encoding sugar ABC transporter ATP-binding protein: MHDAPDTSMSPPSPFGGGPLVRMRGLGKRFGGTVALAGVDLDIHRGSVLALLGPNGAGKSTLIKVLAGVHRADEGEVTVAGHPLGSHAAARTMSFIHQDLGLVAWMTVAENVALGTGYPRRRGLISWRRTRERCDEALRIVAGHLDADARVADLAPAERSLVAIARALATDAELIVLDEPTATLPAADCARLFDVLHALRDRGHGILYVSHRLDEVYKVADTFAVLRDGHVVERGPLAGFAPARLVRAIVGHEPAAPAPAAPRATTGPPLLRLDGVRTAYAGPVSLDLRAGEILGMVGLTGAGHMDLGRALAGARPMLGGRALLDGRPYRPRRVCAALASGVGLVAGNRQEEGCAAELTVRENFLANPRAAGVPALRWTGPRRERAEATALIDRFSVHPRDSEVPIATLSGGNQQKVMVGRWLRGNLRLLVLEEPTASVDVGAKAVIHRLLDDALASGLAVLLISTDFEEVAGVCHRALVFVRGTVSAELTGAALTVTELTRTASAMPPITGTATSR; the protein is encoded by the coding sequence GTGCATGACGCTCCCGACACCTCGATGAGCCCGCCGTCGCCCTTCGGTGGCGGACCCCTCGTCCGCATGCGCGGTCTCGGCAAGCGGTTCGGCGGCACGGTGGCGCTGGCCGGGGTCGACCTCGACATCCACCGGGGCAGCGTCCTCGCCCTCCTCGGCCCCAACGGCGCCGGGAAGTCCACCCTCATCAAGGTGCTCGCCGGGGTCCACCGCGCCGACGAGGGCGAGGTGACGGTGGCCGGCCATCCGCTCGGCTCGCACGCCGCGGCCCGGACCATGTCCTTCATCCACCAGGACCTCGGTCTCGTCGCGTGGATGACGGTGGCCGAGAACGTCGCCCTGGGCACCGGCTACCCGCGCCGGCGCGGACTGATCTCCTGGAGGCGCACCCGTGAGCGCTGCGACGAGGCCCTGCGGATCGTCGCCGGGCACCTGGACGCCGACGCCCGAGTCGCCGACCTCGCCCCCGCCGAGCGCTCGCTGGTCGCCATCGCCCGCGCCCTGGCGACCGACGCCGAACTCATCGTGCTCGACGAGCCGACCGCCACCCTCCCCGCCGCGGACTGCGCCCGGCTGTTCGACGTCCTGCACGCCCTGCGCGACCGGGGGCACGGCATCCTCTACGTCAGCCACCGGCTCGACGAGGTGTACAAGGTCGCCGACACCTTCGCCGTCCTGCGCGACGGCCACGTGGTCGAACGCGGCCCCCTCGCCGGTTTCGCCCCCGCCCGGCTGGTGCGCGCCATCGTGGGCCACGAACCGGCCGCCCCCGCGCCGGCCGCGCCCCGCGCCACCACCGGGCCGCCCCTCCTGCGCCTCGACGGCGTGCGGACCGCGTACGCCGGACCGGTCAGCCTGGACCTGCGGGCCGGGGAGATCCTCGGCATGGTGGGCCTGACCGGCGCCGGCCACATGGACCTGGGCCGCGCCCTCGCCGGCGCCCGGCCGATGCTCGGCGGGCGGGCGCTGCTCGACGGCCGGCCGTACCGCCCGCGCAGGGTCTGCGCCGCTCTCGCGTCCGGCGTCGGCTTGGTGGCGGGCAACCGTCAGGAGGAGGGCTGCGCCGCCGAACTGACCGTCCGGGAGAACTTCCTGGCGAACCCGCGGGCGGCCGGTGTCCCGGCGCTGCGGTGGACCGGCCCCCGCCGCGAGCGAGCCGAGGCCACCGCCCTGATCGACCGCTTCTCGGTGCACCCCCGCGACAGCGAGGTGCCGATCGCCACCCTGTCCGGCGGCAACCAGCAGAAGGTGATGGTCGGCCGGTGGCTCCGCGGGAACCTGCGCCTGCTCGTCCTCGAAGAGCCGACCGCCAGTGTGGACGTCGGCGCCAAGGCCGTGATCCACCGGCTGCTCGACGACGCGCTGGCCTCCGGCCTGGCGGTCCTGCTCATCTCCACCGATTTCGAGGAGGTCGCGGGGGTGTGCCACCGCGCGCTGGTCTTCGTCCGCGGGACCGTGAGCGCCGAACTGACCGGTGCGGCCCTCACCGTCACCGAACTCACCCGGACCGCGTCGGCGATGCCCCCGATCACCGGGACCGCGACGAGCCGATGA